In the Streptomyces sp. NBC_00193 genome, GTCTGGCCGCCGCTGCTGCGGCTGCTGGACCAGCAGGTCCCCGATGTGCTGGCCCTCTCGGACCCCGAGCTCGAAGACCTGCTGGGCCGGGCGGCGACCCGGCTCGCGGAGGCCGGAGTCCTGGTCCACTGGCCGCGCGAGCTGGCCCGTACGCTCACCGCGACCGCCGTCGTACGGTCCACCGCGCCCGGTTCCGCCACCGACGGCACCGCGTTCTTCGACGCCGAGCACCTCTTCGCCTTCTCATGGGAGCTGGCGCTCGGCGGCGACCGCCTCACCCCGGGGGAGATGGACGCGCTCGCGCAGGCCCACCGGCCCGTGGTGCGGCTGCGCGACCAGTGGGTGCGGGTCGATCCGGAGCTGGTGCGCAAGGCGCGCAAGCGGGAGCTGGGTCTGCTGGACCCGGTGGACGCCCTGGCGGCCGCACTGACGGGGACGGCCGAGGTCGAGGTCGACGGGGAGTCGGTGGCCGCGGTCCCCGTGGGGGCGCTGGCCGCCCTGCGGGACCGGCTGACCGGGGAGCTGGCCCCGCTGCCCCAGCCGGCCGGGCTCAAGGCCACCCTGCGCGACTACCAGGCCCGCGGCCTGGCCTGGCTCGACCTGATGACCTCGCTCGGACTCGGCGGCTGCCTCGCCGACGACATGGGCCTGGGCAAGACCGTCACCCTGATCGCGCTCCACCTGCACCGCGACCGTCCCGAGCCGACGCTGGTGGTCTGCCCGGCCTCGCTGCTGGGCAACTGGCAGCGGGAGATCGAGAGGTTCGCCCCCGGCACGCCGGTGCGCCGCTTCCACGGCGCCGGCCGCAGCCTCGACGGACTGGCCGGCCGACCCGCCGGGGGATTCGTCCTCACCACCTACGGAACCATGCGCGCGGGAGCGGCCCGGCTGGCCGAACAGCCCTGGGGCATGGTCGTCGCGGACGAGGCCCAGCACGTCAAGAACCCGCACTCGGCGACCGCGAAGGCGCTGCGCACGATCCCGGCGCCCGCCCGGGTGGCGCTGACCGGCACCCCGGTGGAGAACAACCTCTCCGAGCTGTGGGCGCTCCTCGACTGGACCACGCCCGGACTGCTCGGCCCGCTCACCGCGTTCCGGGCCCGGCACGCCCGGCCCGTGGAGCACCAGACGGAGGAGGACGGGGGCAACGAGGCGGCGGTCGCCCGACTGGCCGCGCTGGTCCGGCCGTTCCTGCTGCGGCGCAAGAAGTCCGATCCCGGGATCGCGCCGGAGCTGCCGCCGAAGACGGAGACCGACCACCCTGTGTCCCTCACCCGCGAGCAGGCCTCCCTCTACCAGGCGGCGGTCGACGAGGCGATGGCCGTGATCGGCGCGAGCGAGGGCATCGAGCGGCGCGGCATGATCATGAAGCTGCTGGCCTCGCTCAAGCAGATCTGCAACCACCCCGCCCAGTACTTGAAAGAGGCGGAGCCGCGGATCGCGCACCGCTCCGGGAAGCTGGCCCTCCTCGACGAGCTGCTCGACACGATCCTCGCCGAGGGCGGCTCGGTCCTGGTCTTCACCCAGTACGTGACGATGGCCCGCATCATCGAACGCCATCTCACCGCGCGCGGGATCTCGCACCAACTGCTCCACGGGGGCACGCCCGTTCCCCGCCGCGAGGAGCTCGTGGACCGCTTCCAGGCGGGCGAGGTCCCCGTGTTCCTGCTCTCCCTCAAGGCCGCGGGCACCGGCCTCAACCTCACCCGCGCCGGACACGTCATCCACTACGACCGCTGGTGGAACCCCGCCGTCGAGGAACAGGCCACCGACCGCGCCTACCGCATCGGCCAGACCCAGCCCGTCCAGGTCCACCGCATCATCGCCGAAGGCACCGTAGAGGACCGGATCGCCGAAATGCTGGAGGCGAAGCGGGCACTGGCCGACGCCGTCCTCGGCTCCGGCGAGACGGCACTGACCGAGCTCACGGACCGCGACCTGGCCGACCTCGTCTCCCTGCGCAGGCCCGTATGATCACCGCGCGCGACGACCGCCGCCGCACCTTCGAGACCGTGCCGCCGGGGCTGGAGGCCGTCAGCTGGTGGGGCCGGGCCTGGGTGTCCGCCCTGGAGGCGGTGGCCCACGACGGAGCCCGCCTGACCCGGGGGCGGACGTACGCCGCCGAGGGCCACGTCGACGCCGTCACCATCACGCCGGGCCGGATCGTGGCCTACGTACGGGGCAGCCGGCCGCGGCCGTACCGCACCGAGCTGTCCCTGCCCGCCCTCTCGGACGCCGAGTGGAGCGAGCTGCTGGAATCGGTGGTGGCCGATCCGACGGCGCTCGCCGCGCTGCTGGAGCGGGAGGTCCCGGAGTCCCTCTCCGAGTCGGTCCTGCCCGGTGCGGGAGAGCTCGTGCCGCGCTGCTCCTGCCCGGACGTCGGGCGTCCGCCCTGCAAGCACGCCGCCGCCCTGTGCTACCGCGCGGCCCGCCTCCTGGACGCCGATCCCTTCGTCCTGCTCCTGCTGCGCGGCCGCGGTGAGCGGGAGCTGCTGGAGGAGCTCACCCGGCGCAATGCCGCCCATGCCGCGCGCGAACAGCCCGATGAGGCACCGGACTTCCCCGGCGTCCCGGCCCGTGCCGCGCTCGTCCGCACCGTCCTGCCGCCGCTGCCCGCTCCGCTGGCGGCGCCCTCCGCCGCCGGGATGCCGCCCGCGTACCCGGCCGACCCGGCGGCACCGGACCCGCTCGCCCTGGACCAGCTCGCCGCGGACGCGGCCGCCCGCGCCCTGGCGCTGCTGCGCACCGCCGAGGATCCGATGGCCGGGCTGAGCCGCTGGCAGGACGCCGTCCGGCTGGCCTCGGCGCACCCCACGGCCGGGCTCACCGGCGCCGCCCGCGCCCTCTACCGCGAGCTGGCCCGCGCCACGGGCCGCAGCACCACCGACCTGGCCCGGGGGGCGGCCGCCTGGCGGCAGGGCGGTCTGCCCGCCCTGCTCACCCTCGAAGAGCCCTGGGACCCGCCCGCCGGCCCCTTCGACCGGGCCCGCCCGGC is a window encoding:
- a CDS encoding DEAD/DEAH box helicase; the encoded protein is MPGTRHAPAQPFVSALPRHAAVFLPAAVPRESRIAFWAPDGDALPAEGVPATLQVVRPHGEGIRTRTVPAVTLTVTAALPLLVRAARALRGPATHPATRAWGTAAVQALSLVARGRLLPGLTPDGVDAWRAGPLDAEDIAHLRAVAAALPHEGYATPLAGRRPLHLPEPEALVRAFLDAVADSLPRTPAAPFAAGRPFAAREPQQVPGIRDWAAQVASGADTGVGISLRLDLSSFRLFDEAESGTEPGEDVRRAGAAVVQVHSLADPTLVTDAAMLWAGAAAAGFGPRARIDAVLALRRAARVWPPLLRLLDQQVPDVLALSDPELEDLLGRAATRLAEAGVLVHWPRELARTLTATAVVRSTAPGSATDGTAFFDAEHLFAFSWELALGGDRLTPGEMDALAQAHRPVVRLRDQWVRVDPELVRKARKRELGLLDPVDALAAALTGTAEVEVDGESVAAVPVGALAALRDRLTGELAPLPQPAGLKATLRDYQARGLAWLDLMTSLGLGGCLADDMGLGKTVTLIALHLHRDRPEPTLVVCPASLLGNWQREIERFAPGTPVRRFHGAGRSLDGLAGRPAGGFVLTTYGTMRAGAARLAEQPWGMVVADEAQHVKNPHSATAKALRTIPAPARVALTGTPVENNLSELWALLDWTTPGLLGPLTAFRARHARPVEHQTEEDGGNEAAVARLAALVRPFLLRRKKSDPGIAPELPPKTETDHPVSLTREQASLYQAAVDEAMAVIGASEGIERRGMIMKLLASLKQICNHPAQYLKEAEPRIAHRSGKLALLDELLDTILAEGGSVLVFTQYVTMARIIERHLTARGISHQLLHGGTPVPRREELVDRFQAGEVPVFLLSLKAAGTGLNLTRAGHVIHYDRWWNPAVEEQATDRAYRIGQTQPVQVHRIIAEGTVEDRIAEMLEAKRALADAVLGSGETALTELTDRDLADLVSLRRPV
- a CDS encoding SWIM zinc finger family protein; translation: MITARDDRRRTFETVPPGLEAVSWWGRAWVSALEAVAHDGARLTRGRTYAAEGHVDAVTITPGRIVAYVRGSRPRPYRTELSLPALSDAEWSELLESVVADPTALAALLEREVPESLSESVLPGAGELVPRCSCPDVGRPPCKHAAALCYRAARLLDADPFVLLLLRGRGERELLEELTRRNAAHAAREQPDEAPDFPGVPARAALVRTVLPPLPAPLAAPSAAGMPPAYPADPAAPDPLALDQLAADAAARALALLRTAEDPMAGLSRWQDAVRLASAHPTAGLTGAARALYRELARATGRSTTDLARGAAAWRQGGLPALLTLEEPWDPPAGPFDRARPALLAAAQGSFRPDRNRLTGSSRQLRLGRDALWYSYENRLGDDDWWPTGRPPSPDPITALLG